The following are encoded in a window of Dermacentor silvarum isolate Dsil-2018 unplaced genomic scaffold, BIME_Dsil_1.4 Seq144, whole genome shotgun sequence genomic DNA:
- the LOC125941729 gene encoding uncharacterized protein LOC125941729 has product MQKLKQQSEELEENVLENRLKDLRPKQRLAIMQCFQGARRKSAKGMKYNPEWLLECMIMRMKSPRLYEHVRREGILLLPSRSCLKVYMRKYKSGFGFNSMVLAGIAEKTKSMDEFKGHGGLIIDEMKLSECLSVGTAGKVEGFVDLGAFTPDSEKHIPCDHGMVILFQPLTGSWHQILGVFASRGNVKAALLSRIVVEAVLLTEKAGLKVDFITSDGASWNRSMWRRFGISGSSTAIKSSVPHPVEEGRRLFFISDFPHLMKCVRNGFIKAPYKTPDGAV; this is encoded by the exons ATGCAGAAACTGAAGCAGCAAAGTGAGGAGCTCGAAGAAAACGTCCTTGAAAACCGACTAAAAGATCTCAGGCCCAAGCAAAGGCTTGCTATCATGCAATGTTTTCAGGGTGCACGACGTAAGTCGGCAAAGGGAATGAAGTACAACCCAGAGTGGCTATTGGAATGCATGATAATGCGAATGAAGAGCCCTAGGCTGTATGAACACGTGAGACGGGAGGGCATACTGCTGCTGCCGAGTCGCTCGTGCCTGAAAGTATACATGCGCAAGTATAAGAGCGGCTTTGGCTTTAATTCCATGGTGTTAGCAGGGATTGCCGAGAAAACGAAATCAATGGATGAATTCAAAGGACACGGTGGCCTCATAATAGACGAAATGAAGTTGTCAGAGTGCTTGAGTGTTGGTACCGCAGGAAAGGTAGAAGGATTTGTAGATTTGGGAGCGTTCACACCTGACAGCGAAAAGCACATTCCATGTGATCATGGCATGGTCATTTTGTTTCAACCGTTGACAGGCTCCTGGCATCAAATACTGGGAGTTTTTGCTTCCAGAGGAAATGTAAAAGCTGCACTGCTTTCAAGGATTGTTGTGGAAGCCGTGCTGCTTACAGAGAAAGCAGGCCTCAAAGTGGATTTTATAACGTCGGATGGAGCATCATGGAATCGGTCCATGTGGCGTAGGTTTGGTATATCGGGGTCTTCAACAGCCATAAAGTCTTCTGTGCCGCATCCTGTCGAGGAAGGCCGGCGCCTTTTCTTTATATCAGACTTCCCACATTTAATGAAGTGTGTTAGGAATGGCTTTATAAAAGCCCCTTACAAAACCCCAGATGGTGCTGT ATAA
- the LOC119434641 gene encoding uncharacterized protein LOC119434641: MIALDTTRIIDGSCDCPAGKLACNHMIAVLRTVMLLQSKGFSEAPDQLSCTDLPQQWRIPRRSAIRGCPLQSVDWRKVKEGGTSAPKFALPKERRVRRRNRQEQEEAKQKFAQELLSFDPDNDFAKALLLTDEGETVQSRFGLVSSLAPQSYQQSLLPHGFTVFLSGLQPANEEDPWESIPTLTFFESSTAWNPPAHLGTNSVVQEICMTPVAAEALEKDSRQQAKSATWHQERRLRVTSSNFGVVLNRKEWTVKGLQNLTAARDLSRVAAVNYGIKMEPLAAQRYEDALRRLGHAPTVSTCGLLVNPAFPWLGASPDRIVYDPTEQSYGVVEIKCPYSLRDHKASALLNTDFCCIIRDGVPELKRDHQYYHQLLGQMGVSQLRWGDFVVYGGDFLLIERIRFNENEWKSAREVLDNFYMDTLLPYLSSTVI, from the exons ATGATAGCATTGGACACGACACGCATCATCGATGGAAGCTGCGACTGCCCGGCAGGAAAGCTCGCCTGCAACCACATGATCGCTGTTTTGAGGACTGTCATGCTCCTACAGTCAAAGGGTTTCTCCGAGGCGCCGGACCAGCTCTCGTGCACGGATTTACCTCAGCAATGGAGGATTCCCCGCAGAAGCGCGATCAGAGGATGCCCGCTTCAATCCGTGGACTGGCGCAAAGTGAAAGAAGGCGGGACTAGTGCGCCAAAGTTTGCTTTGCCGAAGGAGCGCCGTGTACGCCGTAGAAATCGGCAGGAGCAAGAAGAGGCGAAGCAAAAGTTTGCTCAAGAGCTGCTTTCGTTTGACCCCGATAATGACTTCGCGAAAGCGCTCCTCCTAACCGACGAAGGCGAGACCGTGCAGTCCAGGTTCGGGCTGGTGTCCTCATTGGCGCCACAGAGCTACCAGCAGTCCCTGCTGCCACACGGTTTCACCgtttttctttctggcttacaaCCAGCAAACGAAGAAGATCCTTGGGAAAGCATCCCGACTCTGACTTTCTTCGAAAGCAGCACAGCCTGGAATCCTCCAGCACACCTTGGGACAAACAGTGTTGTGCAG GAGATATGTATGACACCAGTGGCAGCTGAAGCACTTGAAAAGGACAGCCGCCAGCAGGCAAAAAGTGCAACATGGCATCAGGAACGCCGGCTTCGTGTCACCTCCTCCAACTTTGGTGTGGTCCTGAATAGGAAGGAGTGGACAGTAAAGGGCCTGCAAAACCTCACAGCTGCCAGAGACCTTTCTAGAGTTGCTGCAGTCAA TTACGGCATCAAGATGGAACCGCTAGCTGCTCAACGCTACGAGGATGCTCTACGCCGTCTGGGCCACGCTCCTACAGTTAGTACCTGTGGATTGCTGGTTAACCCAGCCTTTCCTTGGTTGGGTGCGTCGCCCGACAGGATTGTGTACGACCCCACAGAACAATCCTATGGTGTAGTAGAGATCAAGTGTCCCTACTCTCTACGTGACCACAAGGCGTCTGCCCTTCTAAACACTGATTTCTGTTGCATAATCAGGGATGGTGTACCAGAGCTTAAGAGGGACCACCAGTATTATCATCAACTGCTTGGGCAGATGGGTGTATCACAGTTGCGCTGGGGTGACTTTGTGGTATATGGAGGAGATTTTCTTTTGATCGAACGAATAAGATTTAATGAGAATGAATGGAAAAGTGCCAGAGAGGTGCTCGACAACTTTTACATGGACACACTGCTGCCATATCTGTCAAGCACTGTAATCTGA
- the LOC119434640 gene encoding uncharacterized protein LOC119434640: MPVNCCVPLCTQFGGFDKSGQKVSYHRFPRDQDIYKKWIAAIRRDEGPLFTVSKATRVCSLHFLESDFVANVANGYRHLHQSAVPSTFLFKQPKPPRKPPAQRAPLQKVASSKRKCNGKAQGLPTTGQKVDTRNDNRADDKENSADRCNKNSEGTDVNVEDTGSTLLPDKQQQSPEEPASGSICACRENISALEQELAASKASEADTQAENKHLKLQVSSLGETIALLQNKLVASKATEAENQRLKLQMKAQNNELKLLRTELVTAQKNIEKLEELPPFGIERFKDNTDDIEFYTGLPSYKHFCALMHLLDFGENGENIARKRTRSGLRNVEYRGRRHKIGVENQLFLVLVKLRVGLFHRHIGHLFNVSISTVSRIFSAVLDYIYLQVTETTTWISRQAIDAAMPSAFKEKYPSTRVILDATEIRCDVPTSFVTQSQVYSSYKSTHTFKALVGISPHGVLTFVSELFTGCTSDRECVEKSGFLDLKFDTGDSAMADKGFKIKDLLQSKKVMLNIPPFLMHGQFTPTEVEETQEIAAIRIHVERKIKKIKGYHIFDRSIPISLVPLANQMWAVCAFLTNFQPSLLKEDTN, translated from the exons ATGCCAGTTAACTGCTGTGTGCCACTGTGCACGCAATTTGGTGGCTTTGACAAGTCTGGACAAAAA GTGTCATACCACAGATTCCCAAGAGACCAGGACATATACAAAAAGTGGATTGCAGCCATCAGGCGAGACGAAGGCCCACTCTTCACAGTTTCGAAGGCCACCAGGGTCTGCTCTCTCCACTTTCTTGAGAGTGACTTTGTTGCTAACGTTGCTAATGGTTACCGACACTTACACCAGTCTGCTGTGCCATCCACATTTTTATTCAAGCAGCCAAAGCCGCCGAGGAAACCACCCGCTCAACGGGCACCACTTCAGAAAGTTGCATCATCTAAAAGGAAGTGTAATGGTAAGGCTCAAGGGCTTCCCACTACAGGACAAAAGGTAGACACCCGTAACGATAACCGAGCAGATGACAAGGAAAACTCAGCAGATAGATGCAACAAAAATAGTGAAGGCACTGATGTCAATGTTGAAGATACGGGCTCCACTTTGCTTCCTGACAAACAGCAACAGTCACCAGAAGAACCAGCCTCTGGAAGTATTTGTGCATGCAGAGAAAATATTTCTGCCCTAGAGCAGGAGCTGGCTGCAAGCAAAGCAAGCGAAGCAGATACACAGGCTGAAAATAAACACCTGAAGCTGCAAGTAAGTTCTTTAGGAGAAACTATTGCTCTCCTACAAAATAAACTCGTTGCAAGCAAAGCAACTGAAGCAGAAAATCAGCGCCTGAAGCTGCAAATGAAGGCGCAAAATAATGAATTAAAGCTGCTTCGTACGGAGCTTGTCACTGCACAGAAAAATATTGAGAAGCTGGAAGAATTGCCTCCATTTGGAATTGAAAGATTCAAGGACAACACTGATGACATTGAGTTTTACACTGGACTGCCCAGCTACAAGCACTTCTGTGCTCTCATGCATCTCCTCGACTTTGGAGAAAATGGTGAAAACATTGCACGCAAGCGTACGAGGAGTGGGCTACGAAATGTTGAATATAGAGGTCGGCGACACAAGATTGGTGTAGAGAACCAACTCTTTCTTGTGCTTGTTAAACTTCGAGTTGGCTTATTTCACAGACACATCGGCCACTTGTTCAACGTCTCTATCAGCACGGTGTCAAGAATTTTTTCTGCAGTGCTCGACTATATCTATTTGCAAGTAACAGAAACGACAACATGGATATCACGACAAGCTATTGATGCTGCCATGCCATCTGCTTTCAAGGAGAAATATCCATCAACACGTGTCATCTTGGATGCCACTGAGATTAGATGTGATGTGCCAACATCTTTTGTGACGCAATCACAAGTCTATTCCTCATACAAGTCTACCCATACGTTCAAAGCCCTCGTAGGCATCTCCCCTCATGGAGTACTTACTTTTGTTTCGGAACTATTTACTGGGTGTACGTCTGACAGAGAGTGTGTGGAGAAGAGTGGATTTTTAGACCTGAAGTTTGACACAGGTGACTCAGCCATGGCTGACAAGGGATTTAAAATAAAAGACCTGCTGCAAAGCAAGAAAGTAATGCTGAACATTCCACCCTTCCTCATGCATGGGCAATTTACTCCCACAGAAGTGGAGGAGACTCAGGAAATCGCAGCAATCAGGATACATGTGGAAAGGAAGATCAAGAAAATCAAGGGATATCACATTTTTGACCGCTCGATTCCAATCTCCCTTGTACCCTTAGCGAATCAGATGTGGGCCGTGTGTGCCTTCCTGACAAACTTCCAGCCATCACTTCTGAAAGAAGATACAAACTGA